From Spirochaetales bacterium, a single genomic window includes:
- a CDS encoding response regulator, giving the protein MNMALFFIGIYIALAIYHLLIFSGRRRDLSNLLFALFCLCYSFFLYWNSIYQYTPYYRFSLFHLVYSGTCIVFAMIFIYLPHTIFDLKKTGKKSIILSSVLFVLGTAFILLFGIIKHVGFLRGLYSMLSAAMLIYIGIILHSLVLKKNIRDRNELIILIGYILLSGLLLFHTLILAVSLEMVPSMIIRMFFIVMTFSFSWSLTNNFNKEHRELLVLKNSLEQKVQERTRQLKEAKEQKETFFINIAHEIKTPLTIVSNVFSEFYKSYERPEEISLIRTGLEKMKRDIVNFLDLHKLESGRFFYNHEQIVDVSGMLKQSVSLFSRSAGSKGIRLEVTAAPEALYTKIDPFAFDRIANNLIENSIKYNNPGGRVSISLSRTSRAIVLEVSDTGLGIPAEVIEHVFRPYYQISHKKRNIQGLGMGLAIVKEICDDIGAGISLESKENEGTRIAIGFRPYEKKETDTVSTGAITGSDAGAPEDRPVTGDSRSNGERPTVLLVEDNEDLLSFLVQKLNNEYNVACARNGKEGLEEIGRMESPPDIIISDIMMDEMDGQTFRTKINENTAYCSVPFIFLTAQSSHQTKLQCLADGAVDYIIKPFSVDELRYKIASLIRMRRALSEKNLEEVKKRVDRHIKDRLQKQVDESFQTVKGHVYTRLGISDQEIRVIAMLKQGLLYKEIAANLHVSINSVRTYVRRIHKKLDINSTAQLFEALS; this is encoded by the coding sequence ATGAATATGGCATTATTTTTTATCGGCATCTATATCGCACTTGCAATATACCACCTCCTCATATTTTCCGGCAGGAGGCGTGATTTGAGCAATTTGTTGTTCGCGTTGTTTTGCCTGTGTTACAGTTTCTTTCTCTACTGGAACTCCATCTATCAATATACCCCGTATTACCGGTTTTCCCTTTTTCATCTGGTCTATTCAGGCACCTGTATTGTTTTTGCGATGATTTTTATCTATCTTCCGCATACCATTTTCGATCTGAAGAAAACCGGGAAGAAATCGATTATTCTTTCTTCCGTACTTTTTGTTTTAGGAACCGCGTTCATTCTGCTTTTCGGGATAATCAAGCATGTCGGTTTTCTCCGCGGGCTTTACTCGATGCTTTCCGCGGCGATGCTGATCTACATCGGCATCATCCTCCATTCACTCGTTCTCAAAAAAAATATCAGGGACAGGAATGAACTGATCATTCTGATCGGTTATATTCTGCTTTCCGGTCTGCTCTTGTTCCATACACTGATACTCGCCGTCTCTCTCGAGATGGTCCCTTCCATGATTATCCGGATGTTTTTCATTGTCATGACATTCTCTTTTTCCTGGAGCCTGACGAACAATTTCAATAAAGAGCACAGGGAGCTTCTGGTACTCAAAAACTCACTCGAACAGAAAGTCCAGGAACGGACGCGCCAGCTCAAGGAGGCGAAGGAACAGAAGGAAACCTTTTTTATCAATATCGCCCATGAAATTAAGACCCCGCTCACCATTGTCTCGAACGTTTTTTCCGAGTTTTACAAATCATATGAAAGACCGGAAGAGATTTCCCTTATCAGGACGGGCCTCGAGAAAATGAAAAGGGATATCGTCAATTTTCTGGACCTCCACAAACTGGAATCCGGAAGATTTTTTTATAATCACGAACAGATTGTCGATGTCTCCGGCATGCTGAAACAGTCTGTTTCCCTTTTCAGCCGTTCCGCCGGCAGCAAGGGTATTCGTCTCGAGGTTACGGCGGCCCCTGAAGCCCTTTATACGAAAATCGATCCGTTTGCATTCGACAGGATAGCTAACAATCTCATCGAGAATTCGATAAAATACAATAACCCCGGGGGAAGGGTTTCCATTTCCCTCTCCCGGACATCTCGTGCCATTGTGCTCGAGGTATCCGATACCGGGCTCGGTATTCCAGCCGAAGTCATCGAACATGTCTTCAGGCCTTATTACCAGATATCCCACAAGAAACGTAATATTCAGGGACTGGGCATGGGGCTGGCGATCGTCAAGGAGATATGCGATGATATCGGCGCCGGTATTTCACTGGAAAGTAAAGAGAACGAGGGAACACGCATCGCCATCGGTTTCCGGCCGTATGAAAAAAAGGAAACCGATACGGTTTCGACCGGCGCGATAACCGGCAGCGATGCGGGGGCGCCGGAAGACAGACCGGTGACCGGGGATTCCCGGTCAAACGGCGAGCGGCCAACGGTATTGCTTGTCGAGGATAATGAAGACCTGCTTTCGTTTCTTGTGCAAAAACTGAACAATGAATACAATGTCGCCTGCGCGCGAAACGGGAAAGAGGGATTGGAGGAAATCGGCCGGATGGAAAGCCCCCCTGATATCATCATTTCGGACATCATGATGGACGAAATGGACGGGCAGACCTTCCGGACAAAAATAAACGAGAATACCGCATATTGCTCCGTCCCCTTTATTTTCCTGACGGCCCAGTCGTCGCACCAGACCAAACTCCAATGCCTCGCCGACGGCGCGGTGGATTACATCATCAAGCCGTTTTCCGTCGATGAATTGCGATACAAAATCGCCTCGCTTATCAGGATGCGCAGGGCATTGAGTGAAAAGAACCTGGAAGAAGTGAAAAAAAGGGTGGACCGGCATATTAAAGACAGGCTGCAAAAGCAGGTCGACGAATCCTTTCAGACGGTCAAAGGGCATGTCTATACCCGTCTCGGCATTTCCGACCAGGAAATACGGGTCATTGCCATGCTGAAACAGGGACTCCTTTATAAAGAGATCGCGGCGAACCTGCACGTCTCGATCAACTCCGTGCGGACATACGTTCGCAGAATCCACAAAAAACTCGATATCAATTCGACGGCCCAGCTTTTCGAAGCATTGTCCTGA